Part of the Terriglobales bacterium genome, TCAGTTTTGGCCACGGCGTACGAGTAGGGAACGGCGATGCCGCGACCGCCAAGCAGGGAATCGACGCGCTGCAGCGCATCCGGAGGAAGGCTTTCTCCTTGCTTTGCGGCTACTACCACGTTGGTGCCGTAGCGGCGGAACTCCTTATGCAACTTGGCCTGGACGTCGGTGTAGAGGGTCAGCGTCGCCGTCGCCACCGAGGCGGCCACAGCCACCGCCAGGAGCGCGGTTAACGTCCGACCTCGCTGCACCATGACGGGACGGGCGAGCAGGCGCAGGAACATCTGCCTCTGCGTCATGCATCACCTCGCAGGACGAGGGCCGGATCGAAGCGCAGCGCTTTGCGGATGGAAGCGGCGCTCCCGGCGAAAGTCACGATCACCGCTACGCCCAGGATGATGGGGAACAACACCGGCTGTACGGTCACGCGCGAGCCGAAGATCCAGCCGCCGATCTGTTGCGCCAGGCCCAGGCCGGCCGCAAACCCGACCATGCCTCCCAGGATGGCCAGCAAAGCGGCTTCGGAGAAGAAGAGGGCTCCTACCGCAAAGGCCCCTGCGCCGACCGCCCTCATCAGCCCGACCTCCTGGCGGCGCTCGTAGATGGCGGTGGCCATGGCCGCGGAGACCGCCAGCGCCGAAGCGATCAGGGCCGCCAGTGTCACCAGCAGCATCAGCCCCTTGATCCGCGACAGCAGCACGCCTTCGTTCTGCGCCACCTGCCGGATCTGCTCCGCTTTGGCATGCGGCATCACCTCCATGATCTGGTAGGCGATGGAATTGGCGTAGGGCGAGCAGTACCAGCGGTCGCGATCCGCGGGGCTCATGCTCTTCGGATCACGCCGCGCGAACGCATCTTCCGGTTTGGTCATGGCGCTGACCAGCAGGCGCCGCACCGCACCCGGACGCCCGAGGATCCCTTGGGCAAGCGACAGCGCCCCGACGACCTCGCTGTCTTCCGCTCCTCCGGTGCTCAGCAGGCCGCTGACTTGCACTGGCTGTCCGGCTAGTTCGATCTGCTGCCCGGCGACGATGCCCAGCTTTCGAGCCAGAGTTTGGCCGATCAGGACCTGATTGGAGTCATCCGCAGGCCACGAGCCATTCACCTTCCACCACGGGTGGGTGATCGTGACCCCGGTCCGGAACGATTCGTCACCGTACTGCAGCAGCTTGTTGAAATAGGTACCGACCACTTCGACCTCGGCCGGCCCCAGTCTGGTATGCGCCGGCAAGAACGGGGCGAATCCCACGATGTTGTGCCGCCAGAAGATCCCCTTGAGCGCCGGAAGGTCTTTCTCTTCGAGGTAGGCGCCGGCGGTGGCCGGCTTCAGGTTCACCCCGCCGATCTCGACGTCCAGCGTATCTTCCTGCGGGTACACCGCGATGTTGGCGCCGTAGCGGCGTAGCTCGCGGTTGATCTTGTCGCCGATGTCGGTGGCCACGGCTATCATGGCGGTCGCGACCGCCACTCCCAGCGTGACCGCCGCTCCGGCCAGCAGCTTGCGCCGCTTCTGCCGCAGGAACGATTGGTAGAGCAGGCGGAGGAACATGGCTACCGTCCCTGGAAGTGCGCTGCGCCCTTTGCAAGGTCGGCCTCGGCAATGACCACCGTGTCGCCTGACAGCGTCGCCCGCAGCGGGATGGGGTTGCAGCCGCCCTCCTGCCCGACGGTCTGCGGATTGATGGGCGCGGCGCAGTTCTTGCAGATCACCCCTCCGTTCGGGGACTTGATAAAGCCCGCCGGGCCACAGATCTCGCAAGCGTCGAACAGCGCCGCGACGCTGTTGTCCGGCTTCCGGTAGAGGAAGAACCGCACTTCGACGCCGTTCACGTTCACCTGGTAGCGCTGCATGTCGTCCTTACCCAAGCTCGTGGCCGGGATTGTGACCTCGCCGTTCACCAGCTGCAGTTCGGTAGCCGGCGGCAGGGAAGAGGTGCTCTTGGCGTAGATGAACTGCGCGGTCACCAGCAGGATGAACAGGAACGAACTGGCATAGACCGACGCCATCCACAACCGTTCGCGGCGCGCCATCCAGTCGGCCTTGCGCCGCTCCGCCCGCGAAGCGTCCGGCGCCGGCATCGGCGTGCGCCTGCGGTATTCGAACAAGACCATCAGTGCCGCCAGCGCCAGGATGGTGATGAAGAAGAACAGGTCGTTGCGCACGATGGGCCCGATCAGCGCCATCTCCTCGCGGCTGGAGGGAAGCACGCCGTTTTCGGAGAGCTCGTGCAGCCCGGAGATGGTCAGCTGCA contains:
- a CDS encoding ABC transporter permease — translated: MFLRLLYQSFLRQKRRKLLAGAAVTLGVAVATAMIAVATDIGDKINRELRRYGANIAVYPQEDTLDVEIGGVNLKPATAGAYLEEKDLPALKGIFWRHNIVGFAPFLPAHTRLGPAEVEVVGTYFNKLLQYGDESFRTGVTITHPWWKVNGSWPADDSNQVLIGQTLARKLGIVAGQQIELAGQPVQVSGLLSTGGAEDSEVVGALSLAQGILGRPGAVRRLLVSAMTKPEDAFARRDPKSMSPADRDRWYCSPYANSIAYQIMEVMPHAKAEQIRQVAQNEGVLLSRIKGLMLLVTLAALIASALAVSAAMATAIYERRQEVGLMRAVGAGAFAVGALFFSEAALLAILGGMVGFAAGLGLAQQIGGWIFGSRVTVQPVLFPIILGVAVIVTFAGSAASIRKALRFDPALVLRGDA
- a CDS encoding Fe-S-containing protein, which encodes MLQALIVTLREGVEAALIVGITLAYLAKIGRSELRRIVFAALGAAFVASLGVAVLLSRTGYNQDVFEGWVMLLAALFVVTMIVFMARTARALKGNIEHRVGFLAGRGSRIGLFAFVFLLVLREGVETVLILSAVSLNSTELMGFLGTLLGVALAVVFGVMFVKGSVRINLGKFFKVTTVILVFVAVQLTISGLHELSENGVLPSSREEMALIGPIVRNDLFFFITILALAALMVLFEYRRRTPMPAPDASRAERRKADWMARRERLWMASVYASSFLFILLVTAQFIYAKSTSSLPPATELQLVNGEVTIPATSLGKDDMQRYQVNVNGVEVRFFLYRKPDNSVAALFDACEICGPAGFIKSPNGGVICKNCAAPINPQTVGQEGGCNPIPLRATLSGDTVVIAEADLAKGAAHFQGR